A stretch of Microtus pennsylvanicus isolate mMicPen1 chromosome 5, mMicPen1.hap1, whole genome shotgun sequence DNA encodes these proteins:
- the LOC142851110 gene encoding olfactory receptor 5B12-like: protein MENSTEVTEFILAGLTDDPELQLPLFIVFLLIYLCTVLGNVGMTGLILLDSRLHTPMYLFLSHLSLVDFGYSSAITPKVMAGLISTDKIISHNACGTQFFFFVGFITTESFLLAAMAYDRYAAVCKPLHYTTIMTTNVCVSLTVSSYVCGFLNSSIHTGNIFRLSFCKNNIIDHFFCDAPPLLALSCSDTSVSEMVILFVVGFNDIFSIVVILISYLFIFITILWMRSSEGRQKAFSTCASHLTAVSIFYGSGIFMYLQPSSSHTMGTDKVASVFYTMVIPMLNPLVYSLRNKEVKSAFRKAVGTAKSSVTFIF from the coding sequence ATGGAGAACAGTACAGAGGTGACTGAGTTCATTCTTGCAGGTTTAACAGATGACCCAGAGCTCCAGCTCCCTCTCTTCATTGTCTTCCTTCTCATCTATCTCTGCACTGTGCTTGGGAACGTGGGAATGACAGGACTGATTCTGCTGGACTCACGCCTCCACACTCCCATGTACCTTTTCCTCAGTCACCTGTCTCTGGTGGACTTTGGTTATTCTTCAGCTATTACTCCAAAAGTAATGGCAGGTCTTATTTCAACAGATAAAATCATATCCCACAATGCTTGTGGCACCCAATTCTTCTTTTTTGTGGGATTCATAACCACAGAAAGTTTCCTGCTGGCTGCCATGGCTTATGACCGTTATGCAGCAGTGTGTAAGCCCCTGCATTACACCACCATCATGACTACAAATGTATGTGTTTCTCTGACCGTAAGCTCCTATGTCTGTGGCTTCCTGAATTCCTCCATCCACACTGGAAACATTTTCAGGCTCtccttctgcaagaacaatatcATAGATCACTTTTTCTGTGATGCCCCTCCTCTGCTTGCCCTCTCATGCTCAGACACCTCTGTCAGTGAGATGGTAATTTTGTTCGTGGTGGGTTTCAATGATATCTTCTCCATTGTAGTCATCTTGATCTCCTATCTGTTTATATTCATCACTATTCTGTGGATGCGATCATCTGAAGGGCGCCAGAAGGCCTTTTCCACCTGTGcttcccacctcactgcagtCTCCATCTTCTACGGGTCAGGCATATTCATGTACTTACAGCCCAGCTCCAGTCACACCATGGGCACGGACAAGGTGGCGTCGGTGTTCTACACCATGGTCATCCCCATGCTGAACCCGCTggtctacagcctgaggaacaaagaggtcaagagtGCATTCAGAAAAGCTGTGGGAACTGCGAAATCTTCTGTAACATTCATATTTTAG